The Triticum aestivum cultivar Chinese Spring chromosome 3A, IWGSC CS RefSeq v2.1, whole genome shotgun sequence genome includes a region encoding these proteins:
- the LOC123060711 gene encoding uncharacterized protein isoform X2: MQRSLAVGIKSENNGKRDYTGTGTVPSLHKQDSKILTKKTIKLLDAPPCPKRPKLEPTQTTRGAEVKGHESLPHKIVPEMVRCTASGAHGLKSDIRDITNHIENLTLSELLDGTYKYSSLGREKGKKVLHTKDELLVSVRKAFFMLSDMDSSPGKDGNLTPSPRLHSATTSSSDIKDQCSDKPSSLIKDPLQTEVCNVCPKDILSRLTLPQGHDLDSLLSAGSESSATGPSMTTHGASLPPFTWSHSQAGVYRPSVDSGKHGSSRSNSHWQWLRVGSYPTAQDYEDLPVHQIDDLLQEMDMAKSSIIDSCSRQSNLCCTESTSGSLGQTIYSRKTESEHGPQQLHPLDHVGSSDSFRRNDSERSLLKACQASRKILCAAETLCDMRRSTEGWSPQVYSNGTINLPKSPPDKVKARKPSSPFGTAESSSGSRNSDPARSGNHSTKKVVDRKNDSAACMSNPGKGLIRWPVPIEDAVSPVKPEKGLMLDMRQNHSNAARHPIHVSSQARLEKEYENQQKLRKATLASSLGSGDWNKERNRRL; the protein is encoded by the exons ATGCAGAGATCTCTCGCTGTTGGCATTAAGTCTGAGAACAATGGCAAGCGGGATTACACTGGAACTGGTACTGTTCCATCCTTGCATAAGCAAGATAGCAAGATACTGACCAAAAAGACCATAAAGTTGTTGGATGCACCACCTTGTCCAAAAAGGCCAAAGCTAGAGCCAACTCAAACCACTAGAGGTGCTGAAGTTAAGGGCCATGAATCGCTGCCACATAAGATTGTTCCTGAAATGGTACGATGCACAGCATCTG GGGCACATGGCCTGAAATCTGATATCCGTGACATCACGAATCACATTGAGAACCTGACATTGAGCGAACTTCTCGATGGCACTTACAAATATTCCAGCTTAGGAAGAGAAAAAGGAAAGAAGGTACTGCACACAAAAGATGAACTCCTAGTCTCTGTCAGAAAAGCTTTTTTTATGCTATCTGACATGGACAGTAGTCCTGGAAAAGATGGTAATTTGACTCCTAGTCCTAGGCTGCATTCAGCAACCACCTCAAGCTCTGATATCAAAGATCAGTGTAGTGACAAACCGTCCTCTTTGATTAAG GATCCTTTACAAACTGAGGTCTGCAATGTTTGCCCAAAGGACATCCTAAGCCGTTTAACACTTCCCCAAGGACATGATCTTGATTCTCTTTTATCAGCTGGAAGCGAGAGCTCAGCTACAGGGCCTTCCATGACAACTCATGGAGCTAGTTTGCCACCATTTACTTGGTCACACTCACAAGCTGGGGTTTACCGACCGAGCGTTGACTCTGGTAAACATGGGTCAAGTAGGAGTAACTCCCATTGGCAGTGGTTGAGAGTTGGATCATATCCAACCGCTCAGGATTACGAAGATTTACCTGTCCATCAAATTGATGATCTTCTTCAGGAAATGGATATGGCAAAGTCATCTATCATTGATTCATGTAGCAGACAATCTAATTTATGCTGCACGGAATCAACTTCTGGATCCCTCGGACAAACTATTTACTCAAGAAAAACTGAAAGCGAGCATGGTCCGCAGCAACTGCATCCACTAGACCATGTGGGCTCCTCAGATAGCTTCCGGAGGAATGACAGTGAACGTTCTCTTCTGAAAGCATGTCAAG CATCACGGAAGATATTGTGCGCAGCTGAGACCCTATGTGATATGAGAAGAAGCACGGAAGGGTGGAGTCCCCAAGTATATAGCAATGGGACAATAAATTTGCCAAAGTCACCTCCTGATAAGGTGAAAGCCCGTAAGCCGTCATCACCGTTTGGTACAGCTGAGAGCTCCTCGGGCTCTCGGAATAGTGATCCAGCTCGCAGCGGAAACCATTCTACCAAGAAAGTGGTCGATAGGAAGAACGATTCTGCTGCGTGCATGAGCAATCCAGGGAAAGGGCTTATTAGGTGGCCTGTTCCTATTGAAGATGCTGTATCTCCTGTCAAACCCGAGAAGGGCCTTATGCTTGATATGAGACAAAACCACAGCAATGCCGCAAGGCATCCGATTCATGTATCGTCTCAGGCACGGCTTGAGAAGGAATACGAGAACCAGCAGAAACTGAGGAAAGCAACATTGGCCTCGTCTCTAGGATCGGGAGACTGGAATAAGGAGAGGAACAGGAGATTGTGA
- the LOC123060711 gene encoding uncharacterized protein isoform X1 — protein MQRSLAVGIKSENNGKRDYTGTGTVPSLHKQDSKILTKKTIKLLDAPPCPKRPKLEPTQTTRGAEVKGHESLPHKIVPEMVRCTASEKSGLLKQRRISDAKRIDKKNARSGVRSKYDCFTLKSGLGNHDSSFVGNGMLGAHGLKSDIRDITNHIENLTLSELLDGTYKYSSLGREKGKKVLHTKDELLVSVRKAFFMLSDMDSSPGKDGNLTPSPRLHSATTSSSDIKDQCSDKPSSLIKDPLQTEVCNVCPKDILSRLTLPQGHDLDSLLSAGSESSATGPSMTTHGASLPPFTWSHSQAGVYRPSVDSGKHGSSRSNSHWQWLRVGSYPTAQDYEDLPVHQIDDLLQEMDMAKSSIIDSCSRQSNLCCTESTSGSLGQTIYSRKTESEHGPQQLHPLDHVGSSDSFRRNDSERSLLKACQASRKILCAAETLCDMRRSTEGWSPQVYSNGTINLPKSPPDKVKARKPSSPFGTAESSSGSRNSDPARSGNHSTKKVVDRKNDSAACMSNPGKGLIRWPVPIEDAVSPVKPEKGLMLDMRQNHSNAARHPIHVSSQARLEKEYENQQKLRKATLASSLGSGDWNKERNRRL, from the exons ATGCAGAGATCTCTCGCTGTTGGCATTAAGTCTGAGAACAATGGCAAGCGGGATTACACTGGAACTGGTACTGTTCCATCCTTGCATAAGCAAGATAGCAAGATACTGACCAAAAAGACCATAAAGTTGTTGGATGCACCACCTTGTCCAAAAAGGCCAAAGCTAGAGCCAACTCAAACCACTAGAGGTGCTGAAGTTAAGGGCCATGAATCGCTGCCACATAAGATTGTTCCTGAAATGGTACGATGCACAGCATCTG AAAAATCTGGGTTGCTAAAGCAGAGGCGCATTTCTGATGCGAAGAGAATTGACAAGAAGAATGCTAGGTCTGGTGTCAGATCTAAATATGATTGTTTCACATTAAAGTCTGGTTTAGGAAATCATGATTCCAGTTTCGTGGGAAATGGCATGCTTG GGGCACATGGCCTGAAATCTGATATCCGTGACATCACGAATCACATTGAGAACCTGACATTGAGCGAACTTCTCGATGGCACTTACAAATATTCCAGCTTAGGAAGAGAAAAAGGAAAGAAGGTACTGCACACAAAAGATGAACTCCTAGTCTCTGTCAGAAAAGCTTTTTTTATGCTATCTGACATGGACAGTAGTCCTGGAAAAGATGGTAATTTGACTCCTAGTCCTAGGCTGCATTCAGCAACCACCTCAAGCTCTGATATCAAAGATCAGTGTAGTGACAAACCGTCCTCTTTGATTAAG GATCCTTTACAAACTGAGGTCTGCAATGTTTGCCCAAAGGACATCCTAAGCCGTTTAACACTTCCCCAAGGACATGATCTTGATTCTCTTTTATCAGCTGGAAGCGAGAGCTCAGCTACAGGGCCTTCCATGACAACTCATGGAGCTAGTTTGCCACCATTTACTTGGTCACACTCACAAGCTGGGGTTTACCGACCGAGCGTTGACTCTGGTAAACATGGGTCAAGTAGGAGTAACTCCCATTGGCAGTGGTTGAGAGTTGGATCATATCCAACCGCTCAGGATTACGAAGATTTACCTGTCCATCAAATTGATGATCTTCTTCAGGAAATGGATATGGCAAAGTCATCTATCATTGATTCATGTAGCAGACAATCTAATTTATGCTGCACGGAATCAACTTCTGGATCCCTCGGACAAACTATTTACTCAAGAAAAACTGAAAGCGAGCATGGTCCGCAGCAACTGCATCCACTAGACCATGTGGGCTCCTCAGATAGCTTCCGGAGGAATGACAGTGAACGTTCTCTTCTGAAAGCATGTCAAG CATCACGGAAGATATTGTGCGCAGCTGAGACCCTATGTGATATGAGAAGAAGCACGGAAGGGTGGAGTCCCCAAGTATATAGCAATGGGACAATAAATTTGCCAAAGTCACCTCCTGATAAGGTGAAAGCCCGTAAGCCGTCATCACCGTTTGGTACAGCTGAGAGCTCCTCGGGCTCTCGGAATAGTGATCCAGCTCGCAGCGGAAACCATTCTACCAAGAAAGTGGTCGATAGGAAGAACGATTCTGCTGCGTGCATGAGCAATCCAGGGAAAGGGCTTATTAGGTGGCCTGTTCCTATTGAAGATGCTGTATCTCCTGTCAAACCCGAGAAGGGCCTTATGCTTGATATGAGACAAAACCACAGCAATGCCGCAAGGCATCCGATTCATGTATCGTCTCAGGCACGGCTTGAGAAGGAATACGAGAACCAGCAGAAACTGAGGAAAGCAACATTGGCCTCGTCTCTAGGATCGGGAGACTGGAATAAGGAGAGGAACAGGAGATTGTGA